A part of Miscanthus floridulus cultivar M001 chromosome 6, ASM1932011v1, whole genome shotgun sequence genomic DNA contains:
- the LOC136458018 gene encoding H/ACA ribonucleoprotein complex subunit 4-like: MSSATPAVASPASEQAKSRKKKKHKSKDDPAVAAADPPSLVEAEEKTDGYLIKPQSLVPSLDTSTWPLLLKNYDRLNVRTGHYTPLPSGHSPLKRPLAEYLRYGVINLDKPSNPSSHEVVAWIKRILRAEKTGHSGTLDPKVTGNLIVCIDRATRLVKSQQGAGKEYVCVARFHAAVPDTARVARALEALTGAVFQRPPLISAVKRQLRVRTIYESKLLEHDPERHLAVFWISCEAGTYVRTLCVHLGLLLGVGAHMQELRRVRSGILGEQDNMVTMHDVMDAMWSLDNYKDESYLRRVVMPLEVLLTSYKRLVVKDSAVNAICYGAKLMIPGLLRFENDIETGEEVVLMTTKGEAIAIGIAEMTTAVMATCDHGAVAKIKRVVMDRDTYPRKWGLGPVALKKKKMITEGLLDKHGKPNEKTPAEWLRNAVLPTGGDVSVASIAAAPEPEKAKVEQDTAVTEEVKEKKKKRQKDDEDTDVSVPAKKIKVEEATEAVEGEKSEKKKKKKKDKGESGSAEAVEVKEEVDAADEKGSEKKKKKKKSKEGSDAAAPESAQNGDGTDAEKSEKKKQKKKKKNQDTEEAQ; the protein is encoded by the coding sequence ATGTCGTCCGCGACGCCGGCCGTCGCGTCCCCTGCCTCTGAGCAAGCCAaatcgaggaagaagaagaagcacaaatcGAAGGACGaccccgccgtcgccgccgccgacccgCCGTCGCTcgttgaggccgaggagaagaCTGATGGCTACCTCATCAAGCCGCAGTCCCTTGTGCCGTCCCTCGACACCTCCACCTGGCCGCTCCTCCTCAAGAACTACGACCGCCTAAACGTCCGCACCGGCCACTACACCCCGCTCCCCTCCGGCCACTCGCCGCTCAAGCGCCCCCTCGCCGAGTATCTCCGTTACGGCGTCATCAACCTCGACAAGCCGTCGAACCCGTCCTCCCACGAGGTGGTCGCCTGGATCAAGCGCATCCTCCGCGCCGAGAAGACCGGTCACAGCGGCAcgctcgaccccaaggtcacCGGCAACCTCATCGTCTGCATCGACCGCGCTACGCGCCTCGTCAAGTCGCAgcagggcgccggcaaggagTACGTATGCGTCGCCCGCTTCCACGCCGCCGTGCCGGACACCGCGCGGGTGGCCCGCGCGCTAGAGGCCCTCACCGGCGCGGTGTTCCAGCGCCCGCCGCTTATCTCTGCTGTCAAGCGCCAGCTCAGGGTGCGGACAATCTACGAGAGCAAGCTCCTGGAGCACGATCCCGAGCGCCACCTCGCCGTGTTCTGGATCTCCTGCGAGGCAGGTACCTATGTCCGGACTCTCTGTGTGCACCTTGGGCTGCTCCTTGGTGTTGGTGCGCATATGCAGGAGTTGCGCCGTGTCAGGTCGGGGATCCTCGGGGAGCAGGACAACATGGTGACCATGCACGATGTGATGGACGCGATGTGGTCGCTGGACAACTACAAGGATGAGTCATACTTGAGGCGTGTCGTGATGCCACTAGAGGTACTGCTTACTAGCTACAAGAGGCTTGTTGTGAAGGATTCTGCTGTAAATGCTATCTGCTATGGTGCTAAGCTTATGATTCCCGGGTTGCTCCGATTTGAGAATGATATTGAGACCGGGGAGGAGGTGGTTCTCATGACGACCAAGGGTGAGGCTATCGCGATTGGTATTGCTGAGATGACTACTGCTGTGATGGCGACCTGTGACCATGGCGCAGTTGCAAAGATCAAGAGGGTAGTGATGGACAGAGATACGTACCCAAGGAAGTGGGGGCTTGGCCCGGTGGCActcaagaagaaaaaaatgattaCTGAAGGTCTCCTTGACAAGCATGGGAAGCCAAACGAGAAGACACCAGCTGAGTGGCTTCGGAATGCGGTGCTTCCCACTGGTGGTGATGTTTCAGTTGCCAGCATTGCAGCTGCTCCTGAGCCAGAGAAGGCAAAGGTGGAACAAGACACAGCTGTGACTGAAGAGgttaaggagaagaaaaaaaagaggcaGAAGGATGATGAGGATACTGATGTTTCTGTTCCCGCGAAGAAGATCAAAGTTGAGGAAGCCACTGAAGCAGTGGAAGGGGAGAagagtgagaagaagaagaaaaaaaagaaagacaaGGGTGAATCAGGATCAGCTGAGGCTGTGGAGGTCAAGGAGGAGGTTGATGCAGCTGATGAGAAGGGtagtgagaagaaaaagaagaagaagaaaagcaaggaAGGAAGTGATGCTGCAGCTCCGGAGAGTGCTCAGAATGGAGATGGCACAGATGCTGAGAAGAGTGAGAAGAAAAagcagaagaaaaagaagaagaaccagGATACAGAGGAGGCACAATAG